One part of the Macadamia integrifolia cultivar HAES 741 unplaced genomic scaffold, SCU_Mint_v3 scaffold500, whole genome shotgun sequence genome encodes these proteins:
- the LOC122068962 gene encoding CASP-like protein 2C1: MENGILKAEGSLRFFALVFLVLTACLVRLDTQTKFIIISERKATYKDMKAFVIFVTVEFAAAGFHLLQLSKCLIIASVGGKTTGSCPNLAWLSFFLDQIVTYVSFGTFSAATQASVLAIIGESQLEWTKLCDRYTRFCYQIGGALFCGLVSLVVMAVITSISSFNLFRLYSHKRFLILKGQ; encoded by the exons ATGGAAAATGGGATACTGAAAGCAGAAGGTTCTCTTAGGTTCTTTGCTTTAGTGTTCTTAGTACTAACAGCTTGTCTGGTTAGACTAGACACACAAACAAAGTTCATCATTATCTCCGAGAGGAAAGCAACTTACAAGGACATGAAGGCATTCGT GATATTTGTTACAGTGGAATTTGCAGCTGCTGGGTTTCATCTCCTTCAATTAAGCAAATGTTTAATCATTGCTTCGGTTGGGGGAAAAACAACTGGGTCTTGCCCCAATCTGGCTtggctttctttcttcttagaccag ATAGTCACATATGTTAGCTTTGGAACATTCTCAGCGGCAACTCAGGCTTCAGTTCTTGCCATCATCGGAGAGAGTCAGTTGGAGTGGACAAAGCTGTGCGACAGATACACAAGATTCTGCTACCAGATCGGCGGTGCCCTCTTCTGTGGACTAGTATCTTTGGTCGTTATGGCTGTGATAACTTCAATATCCTCCTTCAATCTTTTTAGGCTCTATTCACACAAGCGTTTCCTTATCCTTAAAGGTCAATAA